One Triticum dicoccoides isolate Atlit2015 ecotype Zavitan chromosome 5B, WEW_v2.0, whole genome shotgun sequence genomic window carries:
- the LOC119307406 gene encoding protein RRNAD1-like isoform X1: MAASPATGGARSCETAEQTREWMEAIASFLGRHRPLLEAHVVNFFKDRLWEMVDADWMECLRREPVESLLMLPSGCVQDHWPSSLQEFILTARSLVLPREQKSPQSFLPNSRVASIGTVLAQGMNSKKKHEIEALSGIVDAIARSRGAKTVVDVGSGQGYLAQALSFEYQLAVTAIDASSHHASVTNTRAERIKKHYAAKCVEKQQFKVPRTVTCHVLSSDTLAAVTLDACQDDHGEHITETNNCNQSIPQIEQPNHSIPQLVLAGLHACGDLSVNMLRVFVSCEQVQALVSVGCCYNLLSEDTDTCPGFPISKAAKSSKLVLGKSIRDLACQSAERWRNLTKEMALQNFDIHAFRAAFQMVLEKYFPEVSRLSPSIGRQGKALRRQRLRKVMESHSAMGKADDLSYPNCKEQNMNTDGSLPTEPTAPKGAVECCSNELCTGDTYSTSAVVGSSISRVNVGPSDTNLDECCKFTLFKDFTISGLGRLGCGFVEDVNLLEIWKDVQHFTEFIGPFWCLRAALGPLVETYILLDRLLFLQEQGSAVEASLFPLFDPAMSPRNMALVAWKLTGDPLEPSHDMGMYKRFPSSSVPLSNKC, translated from the exons ATGGCGGCGTCTCCGGCGACTGGCGGCGCGCGGTCGTGCGAGACGGCGGAGCAGACCCGCGAGTGGATGGAGGCCATCGCCTCCTTCCTCGGCCGGCACCGCCCGCTCCTCGAGGCCCACGTCGTCAACTTCTTCAAG GATAGGCTGTGGGAGATGGTGGACGCCGACTGGATGGAGTGCCTCCGCCGGGAGCCCGTCGAGAGCCTGCTCATGTTGCCCTCCGGCTGCGTCCAG GACCATTGGCCAAGTTCACTACAGGAGTTTATACTCACTGCGAGGTCGCTTGTTCTTCCACGTGAGCAAAAATCGCCACAATCC TTTTTACCTAATTCGCGCGTCGCATCAATTGGTACTGTTCTTGCTCAAGGCATGAACTCTAAGAAGAAGCACGAA ATTGAAGCCCTATCTGGGATCGTTGATGCAATTGCTAGGAGTCGTGGAGCCAAGACAGTGGTTGATGTAGGTTCTGGTCAG GGTTATCTTGCACAAGCTTTATCCTTTGAGTACCAACTCGCCGTTACAGCAATAGATGCTTCATCACATCATGCGTCTGTTACAAATACTCGTGCAGAGAGGATAAAGAAGCATTATGCTGCTAAATG TGTAGAGAAGCAACAGTTCAAAGTGCCAAGAACTGTCACTTGTCATGTTCTTTCTAGTGACACATTGGCAGCTGTGACGTTGGATGCATGTCAAGATGACCATGGTGAACATATAACAGAAACTAACAACTGTAATCAGAGTATTCCTCAGATTGAGCAACCAAATCATAGCATTCCTCAATTAGTCCTTGCTGGTCTTCATGCCTGTGGTGATCTTTCAGTTAATATGCTAAG GGTTTTCGTGTCCTGTGAACAAGTACAAGCATTGGTAAGTGTCGGATGCTGTTACAACTTGTTGTCCGAGGATACAGACACCTGCCCTGGTTTTCCTATTAGCAAGGCTGCTAAATCATCTAAACTGGTGCTTGGCAAAAGCATCCGTGACCTAGCTTGCCAG AGCGCAGAAAGATGGAGAAACCTCACCAAGGAAATGGCCCTACAAAATTTTGATATACATGCCTTCCGAGCAGCTTTTCAAATG GTACTTGAGAAATATTTCCCTGAAGTGTCAAGATTGAGTCCATCAATTGGAAGGCAAGGAAAAGCTCTGCGCCGTCAAAGGCTTCGAAAAGTTATGGAATCCCATTCGGCTATGGGGAAAGCTGATGATTTATCCTATCCTAACTGCAAGGAACAAAACATGAATACAGATGGTTCATTGCCCACAGAACCAACTGCTCCTAAAGGGGCTGTTGAGTGTTGCAGCAACGAACTTTGTACAG GTGATACTTACTCAACTTCAGCAGTTGTTGGTTCATCCATATCAAGAGTTAACGTGGGACCAAGTGACACCAATCTTGATGAATGTTGCAAGTTCACACTTTTCAAAGATTTCACAATCTCTGGATTAGGGCGTCTTGGCTGTGGTTTTGTGGAAGATGTTAATCTACTCGAAATATGGAAGGATGTGCAACACTTCACC GAGTTCATAGGTCCCTTTTGGTGCCTCCGGGCTGCTTTAGGTCCACTGGTGGAAACATATATTTTACTTGATCGGTTACTGTTTCTTCAAGAGCAAGGAAGTGCAGTTGAAGCATCATTGTTTCCTCTGTTTGATCCCGCCATGTCTCCAAGGAATATGGCACTAGTTGCTTGGAAGTTAACGGGTGATCCTTTAGAACCAAGTCATG ATATGGGAATGTACAAGAGATTTCCCTCGAGCAGCGTGCCTTTATCCAATAAATGCTAG
- the LOC119307406 gene encoding protein RRNAD1-like isoform X2: MAASPATGGARSCETAEQTREWMEAIASFLGRHRPLLEAHVVNFFKDRLWEMVDADWMECLRREPVESLLMLPSGCVQDHWPSSLQEFILTARSLVLPREQKSPQSIEALSGIVDAIARSRGAKTVVDVGSGQGYLAQALSFEYQLAVTAIDASSHHASVTNTRAERIKKHYAAKCVEKQQFKVPRTVTCHVLSSDTLAAVTLDACQDDHGEHITETNNCNQSIPQIEQPNHSIPQLVLAGLHACGDLSVNMLRVFVSCEQVQALVSVGCCYNLLSEDTDTCPGFPISKAAKSSKLVLGKSIRDLACQSAERWRNLTKEMALQNFDIHAFRAAFQMVLEKYFPEVSRLSPSIGRQGKALRRQRLRKVMESHSAMGKADDLSYPNCKEQNMNTDGSLPTEPTAPKGAVECCSNELCTGDTYSTSAVVGSSISRVNVGPSDTNLDECCKFTLFKDFTISGLGRLGCGFVEDVNLLEIWKDVQHFTEFIGPFWCLRAALGPLVETYILLDRLLFLQEQGSAVEASLFPLFDPAMSPRNMALVAWKLTGDPLEPSHDMGMYKRFPSSSVPLSNKC; this comes from the exons ATGGCGGCGTCTCCGGCGACTGGCGGCGCGCGGTCGTGCGAGACGGCGGAGCAGACCCGCGAGTGGATGGAGGCCATCGCCTCCTTCCTCGGCCGGCACCGCCCGCTCCTCGAGGCCCACGTCGTCAACTTCTTCAAG GATAGGCTGTGGGAGATGGTGGACGCCGACTGGATGGAGTGCCTCCGCCGGGAGCCCGTCGAGAGCCTGCTCATGTTGCCCTCCGGCTGCGTCCAG GACCATTGGCCAAGTTCACTACAGGAGTTTATACTCACTGCGAGGTCGCTTGTTCTTCCACGTGAGCAAAAATCGCCACAATCC ATTGAAGCCCTATCTGGGATCGTTGATGCAATTGCTAGGAGTCGTGGAGCCAAGACAGTGGTTGATGTAGGTTCTGGTCAG GGTTATCTTGCACAAGCTTTATCCTTTGAGTACCAACTCGCCGTTACAGCAATAGATGCTTCATCACATCATGCGTCTGTTACAAATACTCGTGCAGAGAGGATAAAGAAGCATTATGCTGCTAAATG TGTAGAGAAGCAACAGTTCAAAGTGCCAAGAACTGTCACTTGTCATGTTCTTTCTAGTGACACATTGGCAGCTGTGACGTTGGATGCATGTCAAGATGACCATGGTGAACATATAACAGAAACTAACAACTGTAATCAGAGTATTCCTCAGATTGAGCAACCAAATCATAGCATTCCTCAATTAGTCCTTGCTGGTCTTCATGCCTGTGGTGATCTTTCAGTTAATATGCTAAG GGTTTTCGTGTCCTGTGAACAAGTACAAGCATTGGTAAGTGTCGGATGCTGTTACAACTTGTTGTCCGAGGATACAGACACCTGCCCTGGTTTTCCTATTAGCAAGGCTGCTAAATCATCTAAACTGGTGCTTGGCAAAAGCATCCGTGACCTAGCTTGCCAG AGCGCAGAAAGATGGAGAAACCTCACCAAGGAAATGGCCCTACAAAATTTTGATATACATGCCTTCCGAGCAGCTTTTCAAATG GTACTTGAGAAATATTTCCCTGAAGTGTCAAGATTGAGTCCATCAATTGGAAGGCAAGGAAAAGCTCTGCGCCGTCAAAGGCTTCGAAAAGTTATGGAATCCCATTCGGCTATGGGGAAAGCTGATGATTTATCCTATCCTAACTGCAAGGAACAAAACATGAATACAGATGGTTCATTGCCCACAGAACCAACTGCTCCTAAAGGGGCTGTTGAGTGTTGCAGCAACGAACTTTGTACAG GTGATACTTACTCAACTTCAGCAGTTGTTGGTTCATCCATATCAAGAGTTAACGTGGGACCAAGTGACACCAATCTTGATGAATGTTGCAAGTTCACACTTTTCAAAGATTTCACAATCTCTGGATTAGGGCGTCTTGGCTGTGGTTTTGTGGAAGATGTTAATCTACTCGAAATATGGAAGGATGTGCAACACTTCACC GAGTTCATAGGTCCCTTTTGGTGCCTCCGGGCTGCTTTAGGTCCACTGGTGGAAACATATATTTTACTTGATCGGTTACTGTTTCTTCAAGAGCAAGGAAGTGCAGTTGAAGCATCATTGTTTCCTCTGTTTGATCCCGCCATGTCTCCAAGGAATATGGCACTAGTTGCTTGGAAGTTAACGGGTGATCCTTTAGAACCAAGTCATG ATATGGGAATGTACAAGAGATTTCCCTCGAGCAGCGTGCCTTTATCCAATAAATGCTAG